The following coding sequences are from one Arthrobacter sp. 24S4-2 window:
- a CDS encoding Rv3654c family TadE-like protein yields the protein MDPGRSSERGSGTVLAAGLGLVVMMAIALLLLLAQSAVMASRAASAADLAALAAADALRGISPGVPCTVAAEVAGRQEANITGCTEGGGETVEVRTELVSRSMFGAATGHARAGPPP from the coding sequence GTGGATCCGGGGCGTTCCTCCGAGCGTGGGTCAGGAACGGTCCTTGCCGCCGGGCTGGGGTTGGTGGTGATGATGGCCATTGCCCTGCTGCTCTTACTTGCCCAGTCCGCCGTGATGGCTTCCAGGGCCGCATCGGCCGCCGATCTGGCGGCCTTGGCCGCCGCCGATGCGCTGCGCGGGATCAGCCCGGGTGTGCCGTGCACCGTTGCGGCAGAGGTTGCCGGGCGGCAGGAGGCGAACATAACGGGCTGCACAGAAGGAGGTGGCGAAACGGTGGAGGTCCGGACGGAGCTTGTGTCACGAAGCATGTTCGGGGCGGCCACTGGCCACGCGAGGGCAGGCCCGCCGCCGTGA
- a CDS encoding TadE family type IV pilus minor pilin: MTPGVRGRAPIAPGLRGSGKDRGAVTAEFAVALPAVILLLALLLAGAAAGITQLRLEEAARAGARALARGEDAGAVDGIVRHLAGASASSSVAADGEWLSVTVSGRVSGPVGTMVPWTLSARALARGETAESAGIRPAAPQSFPPVLPLQERPLKATAS, encoded by the coding sequence ATGACGCCGGGGGTGCGCGGCAGGGCGCCTATTGCGCCTGGGCTCCGTGGTTCGGGGAAGGACCGCGGAGCTGTCACTGCCGAATTCGCTGTGGCACTGCCGGCCGTGATCCTCCTTCTTGCCCTTCTGCTGGCCGGCGCCGCGGCAGGGATCACGCAGTTGCGGCTTGAGGAAGCGGCGCGGGCCGGAGCGCGGGCTCTTGCCCGCGGGGAGGACGCCGGAGCCGTGGATGGCATAGTCCGGCACCTTGCCGGTGCGTCTGCGTCGTCGTCGGTTGCTGCTGACGGCGAATGGTTGAGCGTTACGGTCTCGGGCAGGGTGTCCGGTCCGGTCGGAACGATGGTGCCTTGGACGCTGTCCGCCCGGGCACTGGCTCGCGGCGAAACGGCCGAATCTGCGGGCATCCGTCCTGCGGCGCCGCAGTCTTTCCCGCCTGTGCTGCCACTTCAGGAGCGCCCCTTGAAGGCCACGGCGTCATGA
- a CDS encoding DUF4244 domain-containing protein, which translates to MSTTSDIPQHAHQDPSGAAAQADAKVREIYPGASYAAPVSARTRLRLLGSEAGMATAEYAIATLAAVGFAGILVFILRSDEVRGFLLNLIRTALALP; encoded by the coding sequence ATGTCAACCACTTCAGATATCCCCCAGCATGCACACCAGGACCCCTCCGGTGCGGCCGCCCAAGCAGACGCCAAAGTCCGGGAAATCTATCCCGGAGCCAGTTATGCGGCGCCGGTTTCGGCCCGGACGCGACTTCGACTCCTGGGATCCGAGGCGGGAATGGCCACCGCGGAATACGCCATCGCCACACTCGCTGCGGTGGGCTTCGCCGGCATTCTGGTGTTTATCCTTCGCAGCGACGAAGTCCGGGGCTTCTTGCTGAACCTGATCCGGACGGCATTGGCGTTGCCATGA
- a CDS encoding type II secretion system F family protein: MTPDGLPSLVVTLALAAAVTLVLAGGGRTRRRLLRHRRARLGAGNRGGDGTAEAPETPDQGGLRDTAMMLELIGAMLDAGSGIGRALELVADSASAEYHQSLRPVVSALAIGADWETAWRSSEARTPELLVLRQALGFAALTGAPSSAILYAQAARLRRERFRAAEKRAAALGVRLVVPLGLCSLPAFVCLGVVPVLLAMLPSVT; the protein is encoded by the coding sequence ATGACGCCGGATGGGCTGCCGTCCCTGGTGGTCACACTTGCGCTCGCGGCTGCGGTGACGCTGGTTTTGGCGGGCGGCGGCAGGACGCGCAGGAGACTCCTCCGGCATCGTCGGGCACGTCTCGGGGCCGGAAACCGGGGTGGCGACGGGACGGCAGAAGCGCCGGAAACGCCGGATCAGGGCGGCCTGCGGGATACCGCCATGATGCTGGAACTGATCGGCGCCATGCTTGACGCAGGTTCGGGGATCGGCCGGGCACTGGAGCTCGTTGCTGACTCGGCCTCCGCCGAATACCACCAGTCGCTGCGGCCGGTTGTCTCGGCCCTGGCCATCGGGGCGGACTGGGAAACGGCCTGGCGCAGCTCCGAGGCCCGGACACCCGAGCTGCTGGTCCTGCGGCAGGCGCTGGGTTTCGCTGCCCTGACAGGGGCTCCGTCGTCAGCCATCCTTTACGCCCAGGCCGCAAGACTCCGCCGGGAGCGGTTCCGCGCCGCAGAAAAGCGGGCGGCCGCGCTTGGCGTGAGGCTTGTGGTCCCGTTGGGCCTGTGCTCGCTGCCCGCCTTTGTCTGTCTCGGTGTGGTGCCCGTATTGCTCGCGATGCTGCCGTCCGTAACCTGA
- the ssd gene encoding septum site-determining protein Ssd: MSRQHLKNPTPESTVLSGTPPEGGPPSEGRQPPGRQPRERRATKERMQPGQVQAEHVRGARSRAAQPPGSERSVREIGHRDAPVPNDKPGARSPGAWLPAESAETLLVTGFDFLRGEVERIVAAAGGQLRVVADATEAAPFWDTAAVVLVGSDVRELPPRRRAPAVLVGLSGEGDSLWHLAAALGAERVAVLPDAAAWLAEYLSRSRSPEAGGLVLGVTGGCGGAGATTAAIWLAQAAAGWGARVLLIDGDPWGGGLELALAAEESPGLRWTDLSDASGSIDPEQLSDALPVAGGFSFLSWPGSRERQAAVDAATVGGVLDAARRGYELVLVDIGRGTEPLRAFAWDCDRILVVAPAQLKAAVSSARLLQELPPVDTALVIRGKAGAVLDGPLIAESVGLPLHGLVPEVRGTAGATELGRLLEMGRRRTVRRFAASVLELLGGELP, from the coding sequence ATGAGCAGGCAACATCTCAAGAACCCCACGCCGGAATCCACGGTCCTCTCGGGAACGCCGCCGGAAGGCGGTCCGCCATCGGAGGGGCGACAGCCACCGGGACGGCAGCCCCGGGAGCGGCGTGCCACGAAAGAGCGGATGCAGCCAGGACAGGTGCAGGCAGAACATGTGCGGGGAGCGCGCTCCCGGGCCGCACAGCCGCCTGGCAGCGAACGGTCGGTTCGGGAAATCGGACACCGCGATGCTCCGGTCCCCAACGACAAACCCGGCGCACGGTCGCCCGGGGCTTGGCTTCCCGCCGAGTCCGCGGAGACCCTGCTGGTGACGGGTTTCGACTTCCTCCGGGGTGAGGTTGAGAGGATAGTGGCCGCTGCCGGCGGCCAGCTTCGGGTGGTAGCCGATGCCACGGAGGCGGCCCCTTTCTGGGATACCGCCGCGGTGGTGCTGGTCGGCAGCGATGTCCGCGAGCTGCCGCCTCGGCGCCGCGCCCCTGCAGTGCTGGTTGGCCTGAGCGGTGAAGGCGACAGCCTTTGGCACCTGGCCGCAGCGCTCGGAGCCGAGCGCGTGGCTGTGCTCCCCGACGCCGCCGCCTGGCTGGCCGAATATTTGAGCCGTTCGCGGTCTCCGGAGGCCGGGGGCCTGGTTCTGGGGGTGACCGGCGGGTGCGGCGGCGCCGGTGCCACGACGGCAGCCATCTGGCTTGCCCAGGCCGCCGCCGGGTGGGGTGCCAGGGTGCTGCTGATCGACGGCGATCCGTGGGGCGGGGGCTTGGAGCTGGCGCTGGCCGCGGAGGAATCGCCCGGCCTCCGCTGGACCGACCTCTCTGACGCGAGCGGAAGCATAGATCCTGAACAGCTGTCCGACGCGCTGCCGGTGGCAGGGGGATTCTCGTTTCTCTCGTGGCCCGGCAGCCGTGAGCGTCAGGCCGCGGTGGATGCTGCGACAGTGGGCGGCGTGCTGGACGCCGCCCGGCGTGGCTATGAGCTGGTCCTGGTCGATATCGGCCGCGGAACCGAGCCGCTGCGGGCCTTCGCCTGGGATTGCGACCGGATCCTGGTGGTGGCGCCCGCGCAGCTGAAGGCCGCAGTGTCTTCCGCACGGCTGCTGCAGGAGCTTCCGCCGGTGGACACAGCGTTGGTGATCAGGGGCAAGGCAGGAGCAGTCCTGGACGGGCCGCTCATTGCCGAATCCGTAGGGCTGCCCCTGCATGGACTCGTTCCGGAAGTCCGGGGCACGGCTGGCGCTACCGAACTCGGCCGGCTGCTGGAAATGGGCCGGCGCCGCACGGTGCGCCGCTTCGCTGCCTCCGTCCTCGAGCTGCTGGGCGGGGAGCTTCCATGA